A genomic region of Plasmodium falciparum 3D7 genome assembly, chromosome: 11 contains the following coding sequences:
- a CDS encoding 60S ribosomal protein L36, which yields MGRKSTIKPATGIAVGFNSGHVVTKRNLKLHKKKKPFSKRKELIKDVVREITGFSPYEKRIIELIKIGTSASTKRSLKYAKKKLGTHKRGKAKREEIQKVVILQRRKAAEKH from the exons atgggaAGGAAATCAACCATTAAGCCAGCCACAGGAATAGcag TTGGATTTAATAGTGGACATGTTGTAACAAAGAGAAATTTAAAATTacataagaaaaagaaacCATTTtctaaaagaaaagaattgATAAAAGATGTCGTTAGAGAAATTACTGGATTTAGTccatatgaaaaaagaataattgaATTGATAAAAATAGGTACATCTGCTTCTACTAAAAGAAGTTTAAAATACGCTAAAAAAAAGTTAGGAACCCATAAAAGAGGAAAAGCTAAGAGAGAAGAAATTCAAAAAGTCGTTATTTTACAAAGAAGAAAAGCTGCTGAAAAacattaa
- a CDS encoding pre-mRNA-processing factor 6, putative, which produces MDLTSLKNEMTKNIKNDVFKNMSINNNKVKYEPFGKPPPGYIPGKGRGVTGFSGGVSRDDTTDDKDKNDYSDFNYDEFHGYSESLFKDTEYDEEDKEADEIYDKIDSLMDIRRKSRRENKLKEEISKMRATKPTITQQFGDLKKNLANVTIEEWESIPTVLQYSSKQKQKKVQKNYLPAPDSLIMSRINESNIHLNFNNSASSQSGHKTPIGLGYQSSLGVQTPLGLRTPYGLQNSLSGLKTPLSGLQNSLSGLKTPLSGLQNSLSGLKTPLSGLQNSLSGLKTPLSGLQTPYMRNPSSLFGMDTPLINNNIKSNMSISGLNTPFTLSGYNTPLSASNVSGYNTPLFNNTHKLSLNDLGEARGTVLSVKLDELIDNVEGQTVIDPKGYLTNLNASSLINDADIADINKARSLLKSVISTNPKHGPGWIAAARIEELAQRKDKAKEIIMKGCVVCSKNEDIWLEAVRLEEKLSEVKIILAKAIKHIPTSVKLWLEAYKKEKNVDDKRKVLRKAIECIPNSVKLWKEAISLENENNAYILLKRAVECIPQSIEMWIALARLCTYTEAQKVLNEARKKIPTSAEIWINASQLEEKQGNIKMVDIIIKRCIENLSSKNVIFDRDKWIKFAEECEQSKFTHTCESIIRNTMHIGVETLNKKRIYKQDAQNCIHNKSIHTARTLYNEALKIFKTKKSLWLALANLELTHGKREDVDEVLHRAVQSCPHSSVLWLMLAKQKWLNNEIDKAREILAESFIHNQNTEEISLAAIKLERENNEFDRARFLLKKSRVQCNTPKIWMQSVQLERLLRNYKEAKMLAHEALKIHKHFDKLYMIAGQIELEMYKYSNDTNININITSHKTYIKNGCDDTKSDDSKDKNINTKRTTSPKHYTTTNNNDDDANNDSSCTSNNFHNKQNGDNKNINVNNKKEEFINITNDPYKNAQNIYEEGLKYCASSINLWICAIDLQIEKKNYTGARALTEKAKIKIKYLNSFNNNSHILKSKEIIETNEQNYDTQDDEYNNLNKNMDGSKSVNNTTASNISKSKNELEKKSSVNNNAYIKIIENYDLLWLKLIEIELCCNNKNLNPIISEALKECPSSGILWSKAIELENKNLQNSKSVSAFNHCGNNAYVILTVAKLFWVNFKIQKARKWFYRVINLNPHFGDGWATFLAFEIDQQNEINQKDIINKCIKAEPNRGYLWNKITKRVENWRLKYPQKLYKYIKDIYPHVLNKKISDPIWNIITDENADTSFLLTNQENDKEKKDQGNESVDDEKDYEKETNNNVEEDPEKDSKEQGKRKSKEKILNEKDTTKNKRKDISTNEDEKDRKKKKK; this is translated from the exons atggatTTGACGTcgttaaaaaatgaaatgacaaaaaatataaaaaatgatgtatttaaaaatatgagtattaataataataaagtgaAATATGAACCTTTTGGAAAACCACCACCAGGATATATTCCGGGTAAAGGTAGAGGAGTAACAGGATTTTCAGGAGGTGTGAGTAGAGATGATACAACGGATGATAAAGATAAGAATGATTATTCAGATTTTAATTATGATGAATTTCATGGATATTCTGAATCCTTATTTAAAGATACAGaatatgatgaagaagataaaGAAGCCgatgaaatatatgataagatTGATTCTCTTATGGATATTCGAAGAAAAAGTAGAAGAGAAAATAAACTGAAAGAAGAAATATCAAAAATGAGAGCCACAAAACCTACCATAACACAACAATTTggtgatttaaaaaaaaatcttgCTAATGTTACAATAGAAGAATGGGAATCCATTCCAACCGTTTTACAATATTCATctaaacaaaaacaaaaaaaagttcaaaaaaattatttacctGCTCCGGATTCTTTAATTATGAGTAGAATTAATGAATCGAATATACatcttaattttaataattctgCATCAAGTCAAAGTGGCCATAAGACACCTATTGGCTTAGGTTATCAATCCTCATTAGGTGTACAAACTCCATTAGGTTTAAGAACTCCTTATGGTTTACAAAATTCGTTGAGTGGTTTAAAAACACCATTAAGTGGTTTACAAAACTCGTTGAGTGGTTTGAAAACACCATTAAGTGGTTTACAAAATTCGTTGAGTGGTTTGAAAACACCATTAAGTGGTTTACAAAATTCGTTGAGTGGTTTGAAAACACCATTAAGTGGTTTACAAACACCATATATGAGAAATCCATCCTCATTATTTGGTATGGATACAccattaataaataataatattaaatcaaATATGTCTATTAGCGGTTTGAATACTCCATTTACCTTATCAGGATATAATACACCGCTGAGCGCATCAAATGTTAGTGGTTATAATACTCCCTTGTTTAATAATACACACAAATTATCCTTAAACGATTTAGGGGAAGCAAGGGGGACTGTGTTATCAGTAAAATTAGATGAGCTTATAGACAATGTCGAAGGACAAACTGTTATTGACCCTAAGGGATATTTAACTAATTTGAATGCGAGTAGTTTAATTAATGATGCTGATATAGCTGACATAAATAAAGCTAGATCATTATTAAAATCTGTTATAAGTACGAACCCAAAACATGGTCCAGGTTGGATAGCTGCTGCAAGAATTGAAGAATTAGCTCAAAGAAAAGATAAAGctaaagaaataattatgaagGGTTGTGTGGTATGttcaaaaaatgaagatatatgGTTAGAAGCTGTTAGGCTAGAAGAAAAATTAAGTGAAGTTAAAATTATTCTAGCAAAAGCAATTAAACATATACCCACATCTGTTAAGTTATGGTTAGAagcatataaaaaagaaaaaaatgtagaTGATAAAAGAAAAGTATTGAGAAAAGCCATAGAGTGTATACCAAACTCAGTGAAATTATGGAAAGAAGCTATCTCtttagaaaatgaaaataatgcatatatattattaaaaagagcAGTTGAATGTATACCTCAATCTATTGAAATGTGGATAGCCTTAGCTCGATTATGTACCTATACAGAAGCACAAAAAGTTTTGAATGAagcaagaaaaaaaataccaACCAGTGCAGAAATATGGATTAATGCATCACAATTGGAAGAAAAAcaaggaaatataaaaatggtagatattattattaaaagatgTATAGAAAATTTATCTTCCAAAAATGTAATCTTTGATAGGGACAAGTGGATAAAATTTGCGGAAGAATGTGAACAATCAAAATTTACACATACATGTGAAAGTATTATAAGAAATACTATGCATATAGGTGTAGaaacattaaataaaaaaagaatatataaacaagATGCTCAAAATTGTATTCATAATAAATCTATACATACGGCAAGAACTCTATATAATGAagcattaaaaatatttaaaaccAAAAAATCCTTATGGCTAGCATTAGCAAATTTAGAACTTACTCATGGAAAAAGAGAAGATGTTGATGAGGTTTTACACAGAGCTGTACAGAGTTGTCCCCATTCGAGTGTTCTATGGCTAATGTTAGCTAAACAAAAATGgctaaataatgaaattgaTAAAGCACGGGAAATTTTAGCTGAGTCCTTTATACATAATCAAAATACTGAAGAGATATCTCTAGCGGCCATTAAATTAGAAagagaaaataatgaatttgATAGAGCTCGATTTTTATTGAAAAAATCAAGGGTACAATGTAATACACCCAAAATATGGATGCAGTCTGTTCAACTCGAGAGGTTATtaagaaattataaagaaGCCAAAATGTTGGCTCATGAAGCTTTAAAAATACACAAACACTTTGATAAATTGTATATGATAGCTGGTCAGATAGAATtagaaatgtataaatattcaaatgatactaatataaatataaatataacaagtcataaaacatatatcaAAAATGGTTGTGATGATACTAAATCGGATGATAGTAAAGATAAGAATATTAATACAAAACGTACAACATCCCCAAAGCATTATACTACcactaataataatgatgatgatgctAATAATGATAGCAGCTGTACCTCtaataattttcataataaacaaaatggagataataaaaatataaatgttaataataaaaaggaagaatttattaatattactaaTGATCCATATAAAAACgctcaaaatatatatgaagaagGTTTAAAATATTGTGCGTCATCAATTAATTTATGGATATGTGCTATCGATTtacaaatagaaaaaaagaattatacaGGTGCTAGAGCTTTGACGGAGAAAGCAAAAATCAAAATCAAGTATttaaattcttttaataataatagtcatattttaaaaagtaaaGAAATTATTGAAACGAATGAACAAAATTATGATACACAGgatgatgaatataataacttaaataaaaatatggacGGCTCCAAGAGTGTTAATAATACTACAGCTAGTAATATTTCCAAATCCAAAAATGAACTTGAAAAAAAGTCATCagttaataataatgcttatattaaaattatcgAAAATTATGATTTATTATGGTTAAAATTAATAGAAATTGAATTatgttgtaataataaaaatttaaatccTATAATTTCGGAAGCATTGAAAGAATGTCCGTCCTCTGGTATTTTATGGTCAAAAGCTATAGAactagaaaataaaaatttacaaaACAGTAAATCGGTTAGTGCATTTAATCACTGTGGTAATAATGCGTATGTTATATTAACAGTGGCAAAATTATTCTGGGTCAAttttaaaatacaaaaagCTAGGAAATGGTTCTATAGAGTAATTAACCTAAATCCGCATTTTGGAGATGGATGGGCAACATTTCTAGCTTTCGAAATTGATcaacaaaatgaaataaatcaaaaagatataataaacaaatgtATAAAAGCTGAACCAAACAgag gCTATTTGTGGAACAAAATTACAAAGAGAGTAGAAAACTGGAGGCTAAAATATccacaaaaattatataaatatattaaggaTATATATCCCcatgttttaaataaaaaaatttcagACCCAATTTGGAATATTATTACGGACGAAAATGCAGATACTAGTTTTTTGTTAACAAATCAAGAGAacgataaagaaaaaaaagatcaAGGTAATGAATCTGTTGACGATGAAAAAgattatgaaaaagaaacaaataataacGTTGAGGAAGATCCAGAGAAAGATTCAAAGGAACAAGGTAAAAGGAAATCAAAAGAGAAAATTCTTAATGAAAAAGATACAACGAAAAACAAGAGAAAAGATATAAGCACTAATGAAGATGAAAaagatagaaaaaaaaagaaaaaataa